The Rudaeicoccus suwonensis sequence CAGACCGTTGCCGTCAGGCGTTGCTGCGCGTGGCGGACGACGACGGCACGACCGTGGTCGTGACGTCGGGTGGGGTGATCGGCGTGCTGGCCGCGCGCTCGCTCGCCGGCGACGTGACACGCTGGTCGCAGCTGAACGGCGTCGTGATCAACGCCGCCGTCAGCAAGCTGCTGGTCAGCCCGCGCGGCTGCACGATGCTCTCGTTCAACGAACAAGGCCACCTGGAGCATGATCGCCGGCTGGTGACCTACCGGTGAAAAGGCGTCCACCGCAACGAATCCCGTGCCGTATGACGGCCGCCGTCGTCGTGCTGAGCTGTGGCGTTCTGACCGGTTGTGGTGGCCGCAGTTCCGCAGAACCGCCGAGCAGCCCGGTCAGTTTGCTGCCCTCCGCCAGCGCGTCGAGGTCGTCCAGTTCGGCGGCAACAGGCGGCCCGGTGGCGGTGTTGCCGGCGACCGGTGCCACGCCGGCGGCGTGGTCGCGGGTCGACCGGCAGGCATCGTCGGTGGCGCCGCACGTGGCAGTGGTGGCGGCGAAGATGACGGCGAGTGGTCAGTTGCAGATCGTGCACCAGTCCGGTCCGACGGACGCGCGGCCGCTGGCGTCGATGGTGAAGCTCTATGTGCTCATCGCGGTGGCTCAGGCAGTGCAGTCAGGGACACTACGGTGGGATCAGCGGCTCACGCTGCAGAGCACCGACAAGGCAGCCGGCAGCGGAGCGCTGATCGGAGCGGCGAGCGGCTCGACGGTGACCGTGCAGCAAGCGGCGACGCTGATGATCCAGATCTCCGACAACACCGCCACTGATCTGCTGATCCGTGCTGTCGGTCAGAGCGCCTTGGCGAAGGCCGTCGCGAGCACCGGCTCGTCCAACGCGGCGAAGCTGGTGCCGTTCACGACGATCCGGCAGGACATCTGGCTGGAGTGGTCGACGTCTGCGGCTGCGGTTCAGGCACGTGCCCGATGGGCGGGTGCCTCGACACAGACGCGCATGAGTCTGATGGCCCCGGCGACGGCACCGGGCTCACCAGTGCCCGATGCGACCGGCGCCGGAACGACCGCGCGATGGCAGGACGGCCTGGGGTACTTCGCGTCAGCGCTGGATATCGCGAAAGCGCAGGTGGTGCTGGCGCGGTTGGTGCGACAGAAGGGTCTGGAGCCGTTGCAGTCGATTCTCGACGTCACTCGGACCGGGATAACGACTCCGACGTCGTGGCGGCAGGTGTCGTTCAAGGGCGGCACAGTGATGGGTGTGCAGACCGGGTCCTGGTATGCGCGGACGACCTCAGGTGACGAGGTGCTGGTGGTGATGGCGTCTTCGCCGGGCGGCGTCAACACCGCATCGTTCAACGCACTGGCCAGCAAAGCGGCCGCTGCTCTGGCCGGCTGAACCGCCCGCGGATCAGCCCCCTCCGCTCGTCCCCCGCTCGCCCGAACTTGCGCTCCTCTCGTTGACCTGGCACCAGCTGTTGTTATCCAGTCCTCGCAACGACACCTACTGCCACCTCAACCCCTGGCTCCTCGCGTCACCGACACCGAGCGCAAACGGCCCCACACGACTTGTCGTGTGGGGCCGTTCGGCTGTCGGAGGGCTCAGCCGCTGACAGTGATGGCGGTGGTCGCCGCTGAGATCAGCTGCAACCGGAGGTGCTGCCGCATCCTTCGCAGACGTAGCACGAACCGGCGGGGCGCATCTTGGTGCCGCAGGTCATGCACATCGGGGCGTCGGCGGCCTTGCCCTGGAACTTCTCCAGCAGTTCGGCCGACGAGTGGACCTCGCTGGACACCGTGCGCGCGCTGGCTGCGCCGGAGCCGGATTCGACGTCGGCGCCTGCTGCAGTGGACGCTTCGGCCGCCACTGGGCTCGCCTGCGACGTGGCCTCGTCGGTCACGACCGCGTCGGTGGGTGTGCCCAACTCGGAGCCATCCGGCTCGGATGCTGCTGCGTCGTCGGTGGCTTCGGCATACGACCCGGTCTCGAGCTGACGAGCCCGCTCGGCCGAGGTGTGGATGCCCATGAACGAGCGCGTCTCGAAGTCCAGGTGGTCCAGCGCCAGACGACGGAAGACGTAGTCCATGATCGACTGCGCCATTCGCACGTCCGGGTCGTCGGTCATGCCGGCCGGCTCGAAGCGCATGTTCGTGAACTTCTCGACGTAGGTCTCCAACGGGACGCCGTATTGCAGGGCCACCGAGATCGACAGGGCGAAGGCCTCCATCATGCCGCCGAGCGTCGACCCCTGCTTGCCCAGTCGCAGGAAGATCTCGCCGAGCTGACCATCGTCATACGTGCCGGCGGTGAGATATCCCTCGGCGCCGCCGACGGCGAACGACGTGGTCTGCGAGGTGCGGCGCTTGGGCAGGCGACGACGCACCGGGCGGTACTCGACGACCTTTTCCACGACCTTCTCGGCAGCTTCTGCTTTGTCCTTGGCAGTGGACCCACCGTCGGACAACGGCTGACCCACCTTGCAGTTGTCGCGATAGACCGCGAGCGCCTTCAGGCCCAGCTTCCAGCCCTCGAGGTGCACCTCGGCGATCTCCTCGACCGTCGCCGACTCCGGCAGGTTGACCGTCTTGGAGATGGCACCCGACAGGAACGGCTGCGTCGCGGCCATCATCCGCACATGGCCCATGGGGGCAATCGCCCGCTGGCCCATCGCGCAGTCGAAGACCTCGTAGTGCTCGGGCTTCAAGCCGGGCGCATCGATGACGTGGCCCTTGTCGGCGATGTGCTCGACGATGGCCTCGATCTGCTCACCCTGGTAGCCGAGCTTCTTCAACGCCCGCGGGATCGTCTGGTTGACGATCTGCATCGAACCGCCACCGACAAGCTTCTTGAACTTCACCAGCGAGAAGTCGGGCTCGATGCCGGTGGTGTCGCAGTCCATCATGAAGCCGATGGTGCCGGTCGGTGCGAGCACCGACGCCTGCGCGTTACGGAAGCCGTTCTTGGCGCCGAGTTCGACGACGTCGGCCCACGCCTTGGTGGCGTAGCGGTGGATTTCGGAATCCATCGCGTCCAGCGTCCGGACCTGGTCGTTGGCAGCCTGGTGCTTGCGCATGACCCGCTGGTGCGGCTCGGCGTTGCGGGCGTAGCCGGCATACGGGCCGACGACCGCGGCAAGCTCGGCGGACCGCTTGTATGCCGCACCGGTCAGCAGCGAGGTGATCGCCGCAGCCAGCGAACGACCACCCTCGGAGTCGTAACCGTGGCCGGTCGCCATCAGCAGCGCGCCCAGGTTGGCGTAACCGATGCCCAGCTGACGGTAGTCGCGTGTGGTCACACCGATCGACTCGGTCGGGAAGTCGGCGAAGCAGATCGAGATGTCCATCGCCGTGATGACCAGCTCGACGACCTTCTGGAAGGCCGCGACGTCGAAGGTGTCGTCATCGCGCAGGAACTTCAACAGGTTCAGTGACGCCAGGTTGCAGGAGCTGTTGTCCAGCGACATGTACTCCGAGCACGGATTCGAGGCGGTGATGCGGCCGGTTTCGGGGTTGGTGTGCCAGGCGTTGATCGTGTCGTCGTACTGGATGCCGGGGTCGGCACACTCCCACGCGGCCTTGTTGATCTTGTCGAAGAGGCCACGGGCGTCGACGTGTTCGATGACCTCACCGGTGCCGCGGGCGCGCAGACCGAAGGAGGTGCCCTCCTCCACCGCGCGCATGAACTCGTCACTGACACGGACGGAGTTGTTGGCGTTCTGATACTGCACCGAGGTGATGTCTCGGCCGCCGAGATCCATGTCGAAACCGGCGTCGCGCAGCGCGCGAATCTTGTCTTCCTCACGCGCCTTGGTCTCGATGAACTCCTCGATGTCGGGGTGGTCGACGTCGAGGACAACCATCTTGGCCGCACGACGGGTGGCACCACCGGACTTGATGGTGCCCGCAGACGCGTCGGCACCACGCATGAACGACACCGGACCGCTGGCGGTGCCGCCGGAGGACAGCAGCTCCTTGGACGAGCGGATGCGTGACAGGTTGAGGCCGGCGCCGGAGCCGCCCTTGAAGATGAAGCCCTCTTCCTTGTACCAGTTGAGGATCGAGTCCATCGAGTCCTCGACGCTGAGGATGAAGCACGCCGACACCTGCTGCGGGGACTTGGTGCCCACGTTGAACCACACCGGCGAGTTAAAACTGAACACCTGGTGCAGCAGTGACCAGGTCAGCTCGTGCTCGAAGATCTCGGCATCGTCGTCGGAGGCGAAATAACCGTTGTCCTTGCCGGCCTTGACGTAGGTCAGCACGACGCGGTCGATCAGCTGCTTGAGGCTGGTCTCACGAGCGGGTGTGCCGAGCGCGCCACGGAAGTACTTCGTCGTGACGATGGTCGAGGCGTTCAATGACCACGTCTCGGGGAACTCCACACCGCGCTGTTCGAAGATGGTCTCGCCGGTCTTCCAGTTCTGCTGCACGACATCGCGCGACTCCCAGGTGACCTCGTCATACGGATGCACACCAGGGGTGGTGAAGATGCGTTCGACGTGCACGCCCGCACCTGCGCGGCGAGTCTTCGGACGGGTGTCGGCCGTGTCTGTCATGCGTGTCCTCCAAGAGATGTATGGCGATGTGGTGCGGATGACGAAGGTGGAACTGCAGGTATGTCGGGCGGTGCTGAGATCGGGTGCTGTCGTCTGTCAATCAGTGTCGCTGGGACCACCGACAGCGGTGGCGGGCTCGACACCGCTCGCTGCGCGTTCGGCGCGCAACAGCGTGATCGCGGCCTCGAAGTCCTCCAGGTTGTCGAATGCCTGGTAGACGCTGGCGAACCGCAGATAGGCGACCTCGTCCAGGCTGCGCAGCGGTGCAAGCACTGCCAGACCCACGTCGTGGGCGTCGATCTCGGCGGCGCCTAGCATGCGGATCGACTCCTCGACCTGCTGGGCGAGCAGGGCCAGGTCGTCCTCGCTGACCGGGCGCCCCTGGCAGGCTTTGC is a genomic window containing:
- a CDS encoding serine hydrolase translates to MTAAVVVLSCGVLTGCGGRSSAEPPSSPVSLLPSASASRSSSSAATGGPVAVLPATGATPAAWSRVDRQASSVAPHVAVVAAKMTASGQLQIVHQSGPTDARPLASMVKLYVLIAVAQAVQSGTLRWDQRLTLQSTDKAAGSGALIGAASGSTVTVQQAATLMIQISDNTATDLLIRAVGQSALAKAVASTGSSNAAKLVPFTTIRQDIWLEWSTSAAAVQARARWAGASTQTRMSLMAPATAPGSPVPDATGAGTTARWQDGLGYFASALDIAKAQVVLARLVRQKGLEPLQSILDVTRTGITTPTSWRQVSFKGGTVMGVQTGSWYARTTSGDEVLVVMASSPGGVNTASFNALASKAAAALAG
- a CDS encoding vitamin B12-dependent ribonucleotide reductase, with the translated sequence MTDTADTRPKTRRAGAGVHVERIFTTPGVHPYDEVTWESRDVVQQNWKTGETIFEQRGVEFPETWSLNASTIVTTKYFRGALGTPARETSLKQLIDRVVLTYVKAGKDNGYFASDDDAEIFEHELTWSLLHQVFSFNSPVWFNVGTKSPQQVSACFILSVEDSMDSILNWYKEEGFIFKGGSGAGLNLSRIRSSKELLSSGGTASGPVSFMRGADASAGTIKSGGATRRAAKMVVLDVDHPDIEEFIETKAREEDKIRALRDAGFDMDLGGRDITSVQYQNANNSVRVSDEFMRAVEEGTSFGLRARGTGEVIEHVDARGLFDKINKAAWECADPGIQYDDTINAWHTNPETGRITASNPCSEYMSLDNSSCNLASLNLLKFLRDDDTFDVAAFQKVVELVITAMDISICFADFPTESIGVTTRDYRQLGIGYANLGALLMATGHGYDSEGGRSLAAAITSLLTGAAYKRSAELAAVVGPYAGYARNAEPHQRVMRKHQAANDQVRTLDAMDSEIHRYATKAWADVVELGAKNGFRNAQASVLAPTGTIGFMMDCDTTGIEPDFSLVKFKKLVGGGSMQIVNQTIPRALKKLGYQGEQIEAIVEHIADKGHVIDAPGLKPEHYEVFDCAMGQRAIAPMGHVRMMAATQPFLSGAISKTVNLPESATVEEIAEVHLEGWKLGLKALAVYRDNCKVGQPLSDGGSTAKDKAEAAEKVVEKVVEYRPVRRRLPKRRTSQTTSFAVGGAEGYLTAGTYDDGQLGEIFLRLGKQGSTLGGMMEAFALSISVALQYGVPLETYVEKFTNMRFEPAGMTDDPDVRMAQSIMDYVFRRLALDHLDFETRSFMGIHTSAERARQLETGSYAEATDDAAASEPDGSELGTPTDAVVTDEATSQASPVAAEASTAAGADVESGSGAASARTVSSEVHSSAELLEKFQGKAADAPMCMTCGTKMRPAGSCYVCEGCGSTSGCS
- the nrdR gene encoding transcriptional regulator NrdR, which gives rise to MHCPFCRHDDSRVVDSRTSDDGTCIKRRRQCPTCGKRFSTLETASLTVVKRSGASEPFSRGKVLVGVRKACQGRPVSEDDLALLAQQVEESIRMLGAAEIDAHDVGLAVLAPLRSLDEVAYLRFASVYQAFDNLEDFEAAITLLRAERAASGVEPATAVGGPSDTD